TTTTACATTTTATGGTATGATAATCCATTACCTCATTCGGTTGTGAATCTACATGATGGGGGTGAGCTGCAGCGATCCCCTGTCCGAAAATAACACATCTGCATCCCCGTTATACCCTGAACACAAATAAAAAAAGCCCCAAACATATTGTTTGGGACTCTGAGCTCTATATTAGAGTTTTCCGACATTCGATAAATCCAAATCCTTTTTCTGCGTAATTGGTAATAACGAGGGTTATAACCCGGAGAATTAGTGAATCTCCGATTTCCTCGCCAATATACGCTTCTATCGTATTTTTCTTTGATACGCAGATAGCATAACTCCTACTAAAATAAACAAAGATCCTAATACTTCTACACCGGTAATTGGTTTGTACAGTAATATTAATCCCATAATCATGGCTACAAAAGGCTCTAGATTAGATAATACAGACGCTTTTGAGGCATCAACATGCCGAATATTGTTATTCCAAATAAGCGTGGCTATGCCATGTACAACAACGGCAGTTCCGATCAACAACGCCCAATCCGTAATATTAGAACTCATTCGTAAAGGTGTATCTAGCGAGAAGGCAAACGGGATCGATACAATAAAGCCTACCAGATTAGAATATAAAGTAATCGTGAGCGGATCTATTCTTTGCGAGAGAACCCTAGTCATAATAATCATAATTGCAAATGTTATCATTGTTACAACGATCCACAGTAGTCCTTTATCAAAATGCAAAGAGGACGATCCACCTTTTACGACGACAAAATAAATGCCGATGATTGCTAGAATGGACCCCAACAACATACGGACCGTTAATTTCTCTTTTAAAAAAAGAGCAGCTAACAAACCCGCTAAAATAGGAGTCATAGCTAAAATTATTGCAGATGTTGTTGGATCAGCTGTTTGCAGCCCTTTAAAAAAGGACCATTGATTTATAAACACTCCAATAACACCTAGAGATAAAATTAGTAGTACATCCGATTTACTCACCAGCTTAAAATTCTTTTTATAAGCCGTTATTCCAACTAGAAATAACACTATAAACAAAAGTCTCAGTGAAGTTAACAGACCAGGGGAGAAGTCCTGAACTAAGATCTTTCCAAACACAAAATTGCTACCCCATACGACTACACAAAAAGTGAGCCAACCATAAGCTTTTAACATTTAAATCACCTTTCAATAATACCGACTCCACAGTTTTCCCATAACAGCTTTACGCCAAAAAAAATAGACCCCACCCATCGTAAGATACGGGGTCTATTGTACTGTTGGTTAGTAAGCATCGGTTCTTCTTTGTATCTATTATAACCTCCATGGTTTCTTCATGCGCTTAGTTTATAGAGGAAATAATTCCCGTACTCACCGGAACATGAGGCTTCACTTGTTCCCGTCCCCTATTCCTCCGGATTCTGAGAACGCTTCGTAAAGAACGCTACAACAACCGCAAGGATAGCAAAAGCAAACCCGATCAGAAATGCATTATGCACACCAGAAACCATGGCCTCGGTTATTTGAGTCGGAGCCGCCGGATCAGCGGATTGCTCCAGATAGCTGCGTTGCCCGGAGGTCATAATGCTGATGAAGAACGCAACTCCAATCGCACCCGCTACCTGGGACAAGGTATTAAGAATAGCCGTTCCGTGAGGATAATATCTCCGCGGAAGTTGGTTTAACCCATTGGTTTGCGCAGGCATCATGATCATGGAGATGGAAACCATCATACTGACATGCAGGATGATAAAAGTCATCTTAGGCGTATTGGCTGTCACCTGCGTGAAGAACCACATCACGACCGCTAACAGCACAGCTCCAGGAATAATCAACGCTCTCGGACCAAAGCGGTCAAACACCTTTCCCGTAATCGGAGAAAGAAGCCCGTTCAAGAGACTACCCGGCAGCATGATCAGACCTGATGCATAGACGGTCAAGCCCAGAGCCCCCTGAAATAAGAAGGGTAACAGTGACATCGTCGAGAACATCGTCATCATCATGATACACAATAGAATCGTTGTTAAAGTAAACATTGGATATTTGAACGCTCGAAGATCTAGTAGCGGCTCTATTAATTTCAATTGACGAAGCACGAACATGAGGAGCGCTGCAAGACCCAGCAATATCATTCCGTATACCTGTAGGCTGCCCCATCCCTCACCGGAACTGCTAAATCCATATACGACTCCACCAAACCCGATTGTAGATAAAATAATGGAGAACACATCGACTTTTGGTTTGGTAGGCTGAGAGACATTCTTTAAATAAATGAATGCGAAAATAATGGAGAAGAGCGCAAAGGGCAGGACGATATAAAATAGCCATCTCCATTCGAAGGATTCTAGAATGATACCCGAAAGTGTTGGGCCAATAGCAGGTGCGAACATCATGACGAGTCCGATACTCCCCATGGCCGCTCCTCTTTTTTCTGGAGGATAGATTAAGAGAATCGTATTCATGAGTACTGGCATCATTAATCCGGTACCTGCCGCTTGCAATAAGCGACCGAACAAGAGAATAGAAAAGCCGGGGGCAATTCCACTAACCAAAGTTCCCAGCGTGAACACGATCATAGCGCCTAGAAACACCTGCCTTGTTGTAAACCATTGCACCAGCAAGGCGGAAGCAGGAATCAGTACGGCAACAACCAGCATATACCCCGTTGTGAGCCATTGCATAGTCGATGCCGAGACATTAAGTTCAATCATTAATTGAGGAAAAGCGACGCTTAACAGCGTTTCGTTCAATAAGGAAAAGAATGCCCCAATGATTAAAGATATCAAGATTGGAAGTCTCTTCACATTGTCTAACTCCTTACTCATATTAAACCTCAGCTTCTTTCTTTTTCTTTATCGATCCGGGAGCACCCGTGCCAAACTGATAACGGTAAAGCATAACTACAGCAATAACCAGCAGGGACATGACAAGGAAAATGTTACTATACACATGGGCAGTAGCATTAGTATTCAAAGGATTGAACTGCACTGCAGCAGTGCCTTTGTCGAGTATTTTCCCGACCACACTCATGGCCATTGCGCCAGAGATAAAATTGATCATAGAGAGTAATCCCATACCAACTCCGGTTTCCTCTTTTGGCAACGTCCGCGAAATCGTATTGGACATTGAGATTTGCATGAAAGTCTGACCCACGTTTCCTAATATTAATATGATGGCAATAAAATATGCTGATACCCCAATAAAAGTAGATAGTAGGGAGAAAGCTAGAAATAACAATACCGAGGCGACGAACACAAGTGCGAAA
This window of the Paenibacillus sp. FSL R10-2734 genome carries:
- a CDS encoding MDR family MFS transporter; the encoded protein is MSKELDNVKRLPILISLIIGAFFSLLNETLLSVAFPQLMIELNVSASTMQWLTTGYMLVVAVLIPASALLVQWFTTRQVFLGAMIVFTLGTLVSGIAPGFSILLFGRLLQAAGTGLMMPVLMNTILLIYPPEKRGAAMGSIGLVMMFAPAIGPTLSGIILESFEWRWLFYIVLPFALFSIIFAFIYLKNVSQPTKPKVDVFSIILSTIGFGGVVYGFSSSGEGWGSLQVYGMILLGLAALLMFVLRQLKLIEPLLDLRAFKYPMFTLTTILLCIMMMTMFSTMSLLPFLFQGALGLTVYASGLIMLPGSLLNGLLSPITGKVFDRFGPRALIIPGAVLLAVVMWFFTQVTANTPKMTFIILHVSMMVSISMIMMPAQTNGLNQLPRRYYPHGTAILNTLSQVAGAIGVAFFISIMTSGQRSYLEQSADPAAPTQITEAMVSGVHNAFLIGFAFAILAVVVAFFTKRSQNPEE
- a CDS encoding DMT family transporter, which encodes MLKAYGWLTFCVVVWGSNFVFGKILVQDFSPGLLTSLRLLFIVLFLVGITAYKKNFKLVSKSDVLLILSLGVIGVFINQWSFFKGLQTADPTTSAIILAMTPILAGLLAALFLKEKLTVRMLLGSILAIIGIYFVVVKGGSSSLHFDKGLLWIVVTMITFAIMIIMTRVLSQRIDPLTITLYSNLVGFIVSIPFAFSLDTPLRMSSNITDWALLIGTAVVVHGIATLIWNNNIRHVDASKASVLSNLEPFVAMIMGLILLYKPITGVEVLGSLFILVGVMLSAYQRKIR